In Pelodictyon luteolum DSM 273, the genomic stretch TTTCGAGGCAGGGGCCGGAGAGCGCGATGTAGACGCCACGCTGTACCTTGATTTTATGCTCAAGAGCCACTTCTTCGGCGATCTTGAGGAGTCGCTTCGAGTATGGTTCACACATGTCGGGGAACCGTGATCCTGTTTCGGGGTCGTTGTGCCCGATGAGCGGGTTGCCCGGCAGCATGTTGATGTGGTCGTCGATGAGCATGATGTCGCCTTTCTGGAAGCCGGGGTTCAGGCCGCCGCATGCGTTGGTGATGCCGAGGGTTTTTACACCGAGGTGCTTCATGACGCGGATCGGGAAAACGATCTGCTGCATGGAGTAGCCTTCATAGAAATGGAATCGGCCCTGCATGGCGACGACTTTCCTGCCTGCAAGGGTACCGAAGATCAGTTTGCCGTGATGGGTTTCCACCGTCGAGATTGGGAAGTTCGGGATATCGGCATAATCCAGCGCAAATTCGACATCAATCTCTTTTGCAAGGG encodes the following:
- a CDS encoding purine-nucleoside phosphorylase, with the protein product MIAQKAKIEEAVSFIRKKTQDEYPVGIVLGTGLGALAKEIDVEFALDYADIPNFPISTVETHHGKLIFGTLAGRKVVAMQGRFHFYEGYSMQQIVFPIRVMKHLGVKTLGITNACGGLNPGFQKGDIMLIDDHINMLPGNPLIGHNDPETGSRFPDMCEPYSKRLLKIAEEVALEHKIKVQRGVYIALSGPCLETRAEYRMLRTLGADVVGMSTVPEVIAAVHQGTEVFGMSIITDECFPDNLHPVSIEEIIEVSNHAEPKMTTIFKNVVAKL